The Fulvia fulva chromosome 1, complete sequence region ACCTTGAACGCTGTCGACTTCAACAAATACCTCGACACCGTCCTTGCTGCATCGCAGCCACCTCCAGGCTCGACGAGACAGAACCAGTCACCTTGGCTGTTCCTGGATGCTGCACACACAATGTTCGATTCTGCTAAGAGACGGGTATACACGGGCAAAATTACAGAGAATGCTTCGGAAGAAAGTCTCAATGCAACGCTCGAAGAGATGCCGAAGTGGTCACTCCTAGCAGAGATCTTGGAAGAGATCGAAAGAGACGTATCCTTCAATCCACAACCCAACGACGAGTCTAGTGGTAGCATTTTGATAATGGTGGGAGATCAAGGTACTGCTAGACAGCTGCGAGAATATTTGCAGACCATGTTCAAGGGCTCTGATATGCTGGAGAAGGACGATGCAGACGACGAACCGCAGGATCGGAAGCCCAGTGCAAAGTACCTGCTACGCCGGAAGCTCAGAAACTACCTGCAATGGAAGAGAGACTTCGCTCGAGTCAGCAGCAACCTCTTCACCGAAAACCAGAAAGAGATCAACGGTACCTCAAAAGTACATGCGACCGGTCAAGGTCTTCGTGGAGGCAGAGCACCTCCgaacaaaagacgaagagtACGTGGCGGCGGCACTGCCGGCTCTGCTCCAGCAAGAGCAGCCAATGGCTCTGTTCAGATCGCTGGCGATAAAGAGTCCCACATACAATCTCTGATGCACGACTTGACACAGAACGACACGCTTGATGAGAATGCGGCAGCCAAAGTTGACCTTGGTGCTGATCCGCTTGACGACATGGAAGACTATTACGAACTTTTCGACATGAAAGACCTTGTACTAATTCATCCCTACGACGGTGATATGGATGATCACCTACTGGAAGAGATCAAACCCAGATATGTCATTATGTACGAACCAGATGCGGCGTTCATCAGGAGAATCGAAGTATACAGGAGCAGCCATGGAAACCGACAGGTCCGTGTCTATTTCATGTACTACGGCGGAAGTGTTGAAGAGCAAAGGTATCTCAGCACTGTACGCAGGGAGAAAGATGCTTTCGCCAAGCTCATCCGAGAACGAGGAAACATGGCCCTGACGTTCACTCACGATGCGGAGAAGGCCGATCCGCAAGAGAGCTTTCTGCGCACTGTCAACACTCGCATAGCAGGTGGCGGTCGACTGGCAGCCACGGCAGAGCCACCTCGCGTCGTCGTTGACGTTCGAGAGTTTCGAAGCAGTCTACCATCGCTATGCCACGGGCGCCAGATGATTGTGATACCTTGCATGCTCACAGTTGGCGACTATGTCCTGACCCCCGAGATCTGCATCGAGAGAAAGAGCGTTCGCGACTTGATCTCCTCTTTCTCGGATGGACGCCTCTACAACCAAGCAGAGACAATGCTCCAGCACTACAAGTCACCCATGCTCCTCATCGAGTTCGACGCCCAGAAAGCCTTCACCCTCGAACCCTTCGCAGACCTCTCCGCCACCATCGGCACCTCATCCGTAGTCGGCACAGATCTCCAATCAAAACTCGTCCTCCTCACCCTAGCCTTCCCCAAACTCCGCATCATCTGGTCCAGCTCACCCTACCAAACAGCGGAAATCTTCGAAGAACTCAAGAAGCAGCAACCCGAACCTGACCCTATCAAGGCGGTCCAGCTTGGCCTTGAGAATGGCGAGGATCCAGAGACGAGGACTTTTAGTCAGACGCCGCAGGATATGCTACGGTGTGTGCCTGGCGTCACAGGAAAGGCCCTCAACAAACTCATTCTTGAGTATGAGAACGTGCAGGAAGTCGCGAATGAGGATGAGGCGAAGTTGTCGGGGTTGATTGGGAAAGAGAATGCTAGGCAGATTAGGGCGTTTTTTGATAGGAGTGTTTGGGATGTGGATGATTGAAGTACTTCCCACGAAAGTCTTCACTTCACATGGAAAGAACGACTCGCGATTGAGAGCTTGTGCATACAGATACTGGGCGCGTGGTCTCTCCGAAGCCTTCAGCTTCAAGGCCAGCCTTCCCGCGCAGCAGCTCACTTTCGGCGCCCTCATAGCCTATGATCTCTTTCACTGCACATAATATCACTGACGTATCGACAACCTGGCGACAAATATCACACACTTGGTCAAGGTTGCACTGGCATCGACCAACAGTCACCGCATGAATGGCACCGTTCCATCAACGAAACATCGTCGCACAACATCTGCACTCAGCATACCGACCAGAAGAAGACGCCGACTCACTGTTCGAAGCGACCTTCAACACCAAGAACCACGCCAAGATGCCTCGCACTCCTTCCTCCGACCCAGGCTTCAAGCCTGATCTCAAGCTTGAGGAGCAAGAGACCGACTGCGAAGAGCCACAAGCACCACACCGCACTTCCCTTCATCCACAGCGACCCCTCTATCAGCACCAGATTCCAGGCACGTTCGACCACACGTCCAAGAACCAACGCCTCTCCTTGACTTGTCACATCAAAAAGTTCATGAAGGACAGCAAAGCCAACGACCTCACTCCTGACCAGCGTTGGCCCATGCTTTTGAAACTACGAGAGAGCAAGCTCAAAGAGATGGAGGATATGGGCAAGCTGACCCTGCAAACGCACCCCGACCGCCTGGCCAACGGATGGATTGAACACGATGACGAATCCCGGATCCGGAAGCACTTTGCTAGCTACCTAGATGGTCGTACCGCAGGAACAAGCTACTTTCAGTCCACCGCCACCACCGACAGATCCGGAAGGCCAGTACAGAGATGGGACTACAAGGAGAGCTCAGACGAGGAGGGCGACGACGATCAAGACGACGAAGAGCCAGACGCACCTAGGATCAAGCGCGAGCATCTCGGTAACAGCGAGGTTAGCACACCACGCAGCGGCGCCACAGTTGCACAGATTGGCCTAGGCGTACCAGCACACCTCGAGTTGATCGATGGCAAAGCTGTCTCGCGTAGCTTCTGCTTTCGTGCGATGCTGAACGAGGCCAACGGCCTCGCGGCTGCCGAGGGAATGGAGAGCGTGCGGAAGACCTGGAAGTGGATCGATGGGGTGATGGTGGTGTGGCCGGCTTTCGATACAGAGTCTGAGAATGATGGCCGCAACACAGATCCTCCACGGGCTGACTCGGTGGTTCATGGGGAGAGCAAAGTCGACAAGCAGAAGGTTGAGGAGAAGACCGAGGCTTCATCATCTCAATGCGGCCCCGATGAGGTTTCTGGTGGCATTCAAGGCATCAAGCGACCGGGTGAGGATGGCCTTGAGGGAGAGGAAGCTGTGGTGAAGAGGATCAAGATCGAGGCTGCAGAGGTGCTGTGAACACCTTATTGCTTTCGAGACCGGACATATCATAATCTACGTAACTGACGACTCGGTGGAACGACTGCTTCTTTTGCTTCAAGCAGCAATATGTACCATACCATACTATGACCTAGTACCAAGCAGCGATCTGCGCTGCCATTGAAAGTGCACCATGCAAGCATATTCCTACACCTCAACGTTCAACACACATTCAGACCCATCCCTCATCGACGTACTGACTCATTTAATACTCCCCTTAATCTCCGCCTTCATCCTCTCCGCCTCCCTCCGTCGATCCAACTCCGCCTGCACCCCCGCCGCCCTCTTCCTCTCTACATCCGCCTCCCACTCCGTCCAAACTACACACACCCCCAAGTCAGCAAAAAAGAAAAAAGAAACCCACACCATCACAATTCCAGCAAATAAAAAGTACTCACTATGCCGATCCGTCCCACTATACTTCTTCAAATTCGTAACGAAATGGTCAAACTCCTCCTGCTTCTCCTTGCGCCGCTCCAAACTCCTACGCTGTAGCTCCGGGTTGTACTTTAGGAAGAGTTCCTCTTCGGTGGGTGTGACGTAGTAGATTAGAGCGGGACCACCGATGCAGCAGATGCCGCCTGCTGCGACCATTTTGATCCAGGTTATTGTGCGCATTGTTGCTGGTGGCGGGGGAGGTGCCGCAGGTTTGTGGTGGGATGGGGGTTCGGGCTAGTTGCAGGCTGAAGATGGGTGGTCTTGAGGGGGGTAATTGATTGCGAGGGTTGGGTTGATGGAGTGGATGGTGGATGGGATGTCTATGGATTGTGTAGTAATAGCATGAAGTCGATTGCACCGAGATGCAGATTGGCGCTAGCTGTTTTGGGGAAGTGGAGCTCCATGCCTGGGGCAACAATTTCCATCAACGACAGGATATCAATTACTCACGATGCGGCTGGCGGACCATGAGTTATGACGACTGATAAGCGTTGCTGCCACGAGTTCCATCGTATTATGTACCGGCCACTACATACATGTTATCTGATCCTACCTCGTCTCAACCATTCCCATAATCAAACTGCCGCAGACGCAAAGGATCAGTAAGGCTAGGATTCTTTCTGGTGCCGAACCTATTCCCATGTTCCTCCGTGCCGTTCTCTAGATTGGTGAATTGCAAGTTCGATATGTCCACGGTAGCGCAATGACAGCCACAACCTGTCGGGCACGTAAAGTCACCAGCCTCTATCGACGACACTACATCTTCAAGACACGCTGGATGCGTGACGTGCAGGCAAGAAGGACACATCTGTTCCGCCGCTTGAATCAAGCAAAAGCAAATGCTGCACTCAACAGCAAGTCGACCAGTCGTTGCCATGGGTATGACGAAAGCATCGGAAATCGGACCTGCAACCTCAGCAGGACGATCGTCGAAAGCTCCAACATTCTCAAGCTCGGTTGCTTCAAGCACCATATCCCAAGAACGAAGTTGCTCGGCATAAGATTGCCGCCAGGAATGACCTTTTATGGCAAGCTGTTCCGTGAGAAGTGGCTCCGGAGCGGGCAACAGCTCCTCGCCAAAGAACATGTCATTCTTGGTCTTGAACACAACGCTTATGCCGGACTGCTTAGGCGTATGCGGGAGACTGTCATCGACAGTCCTGTCGCTGTCATAATTGTCATCTTGCTGCGCGAGACTCAAACTGCGTCGATCTGTTTTGCCAGCATCAAGGTTTGACGCAAAAGAGACAGTCTTACTCCAGCTGCCAGTAGACCGATCTGGCAGACTTGTGGAAAGCTCGTTTCCAGGACTCGTGCCCAGCCGTTTCGTAGGCGGTGACGATCCGTATGAGGACAGCTTTTCGGCGATCGAGGCAGCATAATTCTTTGCAGCTATGCTGAAGCTGCTGCGGTGATGCTCAGGACTGACTGACCCCGATACAGTGAGCTTGGAGTTCTGTCGTGGCAAAGATGGCAAAGTCAGAGGAGGGGTACTGTTAGATGAATCGATGTATGGTGTGCCTGGCTGCGAGGCATTGCGCGAGGAGTTTTGAGATCCATGGCGCTTTCTCGGTGAATTTGTGGAATGGCCTGAGCGGACGGAGCTGGCTTGCAGTATTGGGATACCAGGAGGATACCTTGTGCTATCTATCGAAGCGACTTCGCGAGTCGGCGATCGCTTGGCTTTTACCACTGATTGTGTAGTCGGCGGTTGTTGAGGTAGTTTGGGAGACTGTAGGTGCCGTTGGGAAGCTTGTTTCAGGATGGCCGACATACATGCTAGGAGCTGCACACTGGCCAAAGCCTCTGCTTGAGCGAATATGCGCTCGAACGCCCATGCTTTATCAAGAGGGTGATATGGGAACGTCAGGTTTGTCGATCCGCTAGGCAGTCCAGCAAGGGGCTGGGCGAGGGAATTGTTCATCGAGGTTTCAAGACCAGCGTAACCCGTCGATACAACAGACATGTCATTAGATCGTTGGGGCTGATAGCCATCTGCGGCTGTTGATTCGGGCAGGAGTGCCAGCAGGCGCCAAAGATCAGCCGTTGCAGGCAAGTCCTCATCCTCAGCAGAGCTAGCGTTCTCACGACAGAccttacctagatcctcTGTATCGTCTTGCAGCATCCGATACTTGGCAGCGAGCAATTTACGCGTAGGTGTCAGTTCCTCGACATTATGCACCGAGACGTTGACAGTACCTCCATTGAAGAAAGTAGCAGAAGTGGCCTTGATAGGTGATGTCTTGAGCTTCCACGATGGCCTGCTGTCGAAAGACGACGGCTTTATGGCGAATTGCGGTACAGTAGGCTCGGTCTTCTCGGCATTGGACTCATTATCGCTATCCAGGACACTATCTCGGCTAGGTGAGGACGACGCCAAGTTCCCGAAGCTAGGGAACAGCTGCGTGGTTCTAGTACCGCGGCCTGCGGACCGAGTCACCTCGTTTTGCTGTGGCTGCAGCTCTATCTGATCTTCGTACCTTGTGGGGAAGAAGGTCAGAAGTTGACCATTTGCATTGAAAGCCGCCCCACAACTTCTTGGAAGAGGCACGTTGACACCCCCAGGCAAGTAAGAGCTACTGCCCTGCATGTCTGCCGCGAACGTCTCATCATCAGAGTCGCTGTCATTGTCATTCGTGGCCATGGTGCTGATAGAATCGAATGATGCTCGTGGTGGAGGAAGATATAAACTCTCGTCAAGCGGTGCCAGCATCGAACCAGGAGACACCTTGCGCGCCGGAATTGAGGGCGACAAGAATGGCATCGGAGAATCGTTCTCGTCTCCGTCCGCATTGCTTTCATTAGGCAGCTCGAGGCTCGAGGTCATTGCTCGAGAGATAGGAGTTTCAGATCCTGACTCTTCGACCCTGGGAAGCTTCTTTTGTGCTTTCCTTTTCTGCTTGACTGGTGACTTGATGACAGCCTCGGGCGTTGGTGACAGTAAAGGGCTCCGGGACGAAATAATCTTGACACGGCGACTGGGCTCAGCTCTCATCATGCCTTTGGCAACGCCGGAAGGCTTTGAACCACTGTCACGGATCACCGTCTGCTGTAGAGCCTTTCGCTCTGCTTCCCAACCCATGCCATCGAGCACTTGCACGGGCACAGTATATGATTGTGCCGACGTCGCATAAGAAACGAGTACGTTTGCAGCGTTGTTGCGGCTGATAGTGGCAAAGCTGTCGATCAAGATATCGGCATGTAACCGCCACAGCTCCATGAGTTCTCCATGATCCATAGGATAAGCATAGAAGAATAAGGTCGTGCTTTGGAAAGGCAGTACTACTATTCCGTGGCGACCGAATGCGCTAGCTTGCCTGATCCGATAGCCCACCTCGAAAGTTACCAGCAGGGACAAGCTTGCGTTATCAGAGTGATACCAAGGCGTATCATCGTTGTCCAAATCCTCATGTATAGACGCCAATCGCGTGAGGCCGGGCGCCTCCAGTGGATTGGGAACCTTCAAGAGTTCAACAGTGCCCTCAGGGCTGATATTCAGAATCGTTCCGCGGTTGGTTTGGGTCCAGCGAAACACTTTTGGCTTCAAGCTTCGGCGTCGAGAGACTGCAATGGGACGGTTCCGGGCAACATTCCAGGTTGACACTGAACCATCGTGACTGGCTGCCAGATATCGCCAATCGTCCGACTTGAAAGCGATCGCATAGCACGGAGAATTTATGCCTCGCAGCTGATACAGCGGCGTAGATGATGTTCTCAAGGACCAGATGCATATCGCTCCATCAGCCGAACCAGTGGCAAGCGCTCTGGGATCGTCATGAGCCCAAGCAATGTGAGTAACGACTCTGCCATTGCCCTTCAAGACATTACGAGCTCGCCTTTTCTCCACGTCGAAGATCAAAACTTGTGGCCCATTTGCAGCAGCCAAAAGGTTCAGCCTCAATGGACTGAAGGCCAGGGCCAGACATCGTTGCGATCTAGATTGATATCGAACGGTATACTTGTCTTCGTGACTGGCAGAGATCTTTCGAATGACTATGCCGTCCGGACCAGGAGACGCGACATACTCGCTGTTGACGGCCAAGTCAGAGCTGTCGCGGTCATCGTAGTGGTCCTTGATAGTGGCATCC contains the following coding sequences:
- a CDS encoding Assembly factor cbp4, whose amino-acid sequence is MRTITWIKMVAAGGICCIGGPALIYYVTPTEEELFLKYNPELQRRSLERRKEKQEEFDHFVTNLKKYSGTDRHIWTEWEADVERKRAAGVQAELDRRREAERMKAEIKGSIK
- a CDS encoding DNA repair protein rad16 — encoded protein: MPSGPLNAETAKDAPVRLSLPLDFQQDVFHALREEDILLILARGLGLLRLVTNLLHSYDAAGNNLVILVGADERENDWIGESLAEHAAMSGSPKCRGMQLVNTDLTNVGTREKMYRRGGICSITSRILIVDFLSGLLDPATVTGLAVLHAERVAATSLEAFIVRLYRQKNKAGFLKAFSDSPEPLTSGFQPLTSILKNLFLRKPLLYPRFHVTVAKSLEGKRKAEVIELEVPMSDAMKDIQNALLECIDVSISELKKGNTGIDMDDWNADSALHRNFDSIVRRQLDPVWHRTSFRTRQIVRDLSMLRTILHHVLTLNAVDFNKYLDTVLAASQPPPGSTRQNQSPWLFLDAAHTMFDSAKRRVYTGKITENASEESLNATLEEMPKWSLLAEILEEIERDVSFNPQPNDESSGSILIMVGDQGTARQLREYLQTMFKGSDMLEKDDADDEPQDRKPSAKYLLRRKLRNYLQWKRDFARVSSNLFTENQKEINGTSKVHATGQGLRGGRAPPNKRRRVRGGGTAGSAPARAANGSVQIAGDKESHIQSLMHDLTQNDTLDENAAAKVDLGADPLDDMEDYYELFDMKDLVLIHPYDGDMDDHLLEEIKPRYVIMYEPDAAFIRRIEVYRSSHGNRQVRVYFMYYGGSVEEQRYLSTVRREKDAFAKLIRERGNMALTFTHDAEKADPQESFLRTVNTRIAGGGRLAATAEPPRVVVDVREFRSSLPSLCHGRQMIVIPCMLTVGDYVLTPEICIERKSVRDLISSFSDGRLYNQAETMLQHYKSPMLLIEFDAQKAFTLEPFADLSATIGTSSVVGTDLQSKLVLLTLAFPKLRIIWSSSPYQTAEIFEELKKQQPEPDPIKAVQLGLENGEDPETRTFSQTPQDMLRCVPGVTGKALNKLILEYENVQEVANEDEAKLSGLIGKENARQIRAFFDRSVWDVDD